Proteins from a genomic interval of Kitasatospora herbaricolor:
- a CDS encoding pyrimidine reductase family protein, translating into MQQLISPLPQPEPGAAPLDPASLESLAAVYAYPDQVNHGRPWLRANMVAGLDGGARLEGLSEGLSGDADKRIFGVLRALADVVLVGAQTVRAEGYRPARARAGFAAARQAAGQAPAPVIAIVSRSLELDLAAPLFTEPLVRTVVVTTEDAPAEARAAVAEVADLVLAGRGSVDLPAAVAALAARGWTRLLTEGGPRLLGQLAADGLLDELCLSVAPLITGGDAPRIVHGAQMPDVQRMRLVSLIEQKGFLFTRYLRPQAW; encoded by the coding sequence ATGCAGCAGCTGATCTCTCCCCTGCCCCAGCCCGAGCCGGGCGCCGCGCCGCTCGATCCGGCGTCGCTGGAGTCGCTCGCGGCCGTCTACGCGTACCCCGACCAGGTGAATCACGGCCGGCCGTGGCTGCGCGCCAACATGGTCGCCGGGCTGGACGGCGGCGCCCGTCTGGAGGGGCTCTCCGAGGGCCTGTCCGGCGACGCCGACAAGCGGATCTTCGGGGTGCTGCGGGCACTCGCGGACGTGGTCCTGGTGGGCGCGCAGACCGTCCGGGCCGAGGGCTACCGGCCGGCCCGGGCCCGGGCCGGGTTCGCGGCCGCGCGGCAGGCGGCGGGGCAGGCGCCGGCGCCGGTGATCGCGATCGTCAGCCGCTCGCTGGAGCTGGACCTGGCGGCGCCGCTGTTCACCGAGCCGCTGGTCAGGACGGTGGTGGTGACCACCGAGGACGCCCCGGCCGAAGCCCGGGCGGCGGTCGCCGAGGTGGCCGACCTGGTCCTCGCGGGGCGGGGCTCGGTGGACCTGCCGGCGGCCGTCGCGGCGCTGGCCGCCCGGGGCTGGACCAGGCTGCTGACCGAGGGCGGCCCGCGGCTGCTGGGGCAGCTGGCGGCGGACGGCCTGCTGGACGAGCTGTGCCTCTCGGTGGCGCCGCTGATCACCGGCGGCGACGCGCCGCGCATAGTCCACGGTGCGCAAATGCCGGACGTGCAGCGGATGCGGCTGGTGTCATTGATCGAGCAGAAAGGTTTCCTCTTCACCCGCTACCTGCGTCCGCAGGCCTGGTGA